A genomic window from Massilia sp. METH4 includes:
- a CDS encoding sulfite exporter TauE/SafE family protein, producing the protein MMGLNLLPVLAVGLAGSVHCVGMCGGIVGALSATAPRRTIPIVPAAPALPMAAAFDGTARVLTYNAGRIASYMMAGALAGGFVNGAGALALAAHWQGVAYLLANAMLVALGLYLMNAWHGLLRVEAAGNRLWRRLLPAMKYLLPADTLPKAFALGVLWGWVPCGMVYSVLLTALLSGSAARGAAVMFAFGLGTLPMLLGLGMAGARLRQAMQHPAVRTACGAMVLGFGVLGLARHASGLSHGWLDVLCLAVPA; encoded by the coding sequence ATGATGGGGCTCAACCTCCTGCCCGTGCTCGCCGTCGGCCTGGCCGGCAGCGTGCATTGCGTTGGCATGTGCGGCGGGATCGTCGGTGCCCTGAGTGCCACCGCGCCGCGGCGGACGATCCCCATCGTCCCCGCCGCGCCGGCCTTGCCGATGGCCGCCGCGTTCGACGGCACGGCGCGCGTGCTCACCTATAACGCCGGCCGCATCGCCAGCTACATGATGGCTGGCGCGCTGGCCGGCGGCTTCGTGAACGGCGCCGGTGCATTGGCGCTGGCGGCGCACTGGCAAGGGGTCGCCTACCTGCTGGCCAATGCCATGCTGGTGGCGCTCGGCCTGTACCTGATGAATGCCTGGCACGGCCTGCTGCGCGTGGAGGCCGCCGGCAACCGGTTGTGGCGCCGGCTGCTGCCGGCCATGAAATACCTGCTGCCCGCCGATACCTTGCCGAAGGCCTTCGCGCTGGGCGTGCTGTGGGGCTGGGTGCCGTGCGGCATGGTGTACAGCGTGCTGCTGACGGCGCTGCTGTCCGGCTCCGCGGCGCGCGGCGCAGCCGTGATGTTCGCGTTCGGCCTCGGCACGCTGCCGATGCTGCTGGGGCTTGGCATGGCCGGGGCGCGGCTGCGCCAGGCCATGCAGCACCCCGCCGTGCGCACGGCCTGCGGAGCAATGGTGCTGGGCTTCGGCGTGCTCGGCCTCGCGCGTCATGCCTCCGGCTTGTCCCATGGCTGGCTCGACGTCCTGTGCCTGGCGGTACCCGCATGA
- the ccoS gene encoding cbb3-type cytochrome oxidase assembly protein CcoS, with product MESLYLLVPLSIALVFGAIWIFFKASDDGQFDDLEGPALRILQDDD from the coding sequence ATGGAATCGCTGTACCTGCTCGTCCCCCTGTCCATCGCGCTGGTGTTCGGCGCGATCTGGATCTTCTTCAAGGCCTCGGACGATGGCCAGTTCGACGACCTCGAAGGCCCCGCCCTGCGCATCCTGCAAGACGACGACTGA
- the ccoP gene encoding cytochrome-c oxidase, cbb3-type subunit III, whose amino-acid sequence MSDFTSDFWNLYIVVLTVLGIAGCGVLLYTQSVHRVSAAEVAAGKVVETTGHVWDDDLTELNTPMPRWWMWLFYLTIVFGAAYLFLYPGLGSYAGKLGWQSAGQYKAELAKADSEYGPLFDKYRQQDLKAVAADSQARAMGERLFLTYCAQCHGSDARGNKGFPNLTDKDWLHGGAPDVIKQTIMNGRHGVMPAMGAAVGSDKDIENVSHYVLSLSGSTAADPIKSVFGKGKFTACLACHGAGGTGNQALGAPNLSDKVWLYGGSAETIMETIRNGRDNTMPAFGDFLGEGKVHVLAAYVWGLSNETKH is encoded by the coding sequence ATGTCTGATTTCACCAGCGATTTCTGGAACCTCTACATCGTCGTGCTGACGGTGCTGGGCATCGCCGGCTGCGGCGTGCTGCTGTACACGCAATCGGTGCACAGGGTTTCCGCCGCCGAGGTGGCCGCGGGCAAAGTGGTTGAAACTACAGGCCACGTCTGGGACGACGATCTCACCGAGTTGAACACACCGATGCCGCGCTGGTGGATGTGGCTGTTCTACCTCACGATCGTGTTCGGCGCTGCCTACCTGTTCCTCTACCCCGGCCTGGGCAGCTATGCCGGCAAGCTGGGCTGGCAATCAGCCGGGCAGTACAAGGCCGAACTGGCCAAGGCCGACAGCGAGTACGGCCCGCTGTTCGACAAGTACCGCCAGCAGGACCTGAAGGCGGTCGCCGCCGATTCGCAGGCCAGGGCGATGGGCGAGCGCCTGTTCCTCACCTATTGCGCGCAATGCCACGGCTCCGATGCCCGCGGCAACAAGGGCTTTCCGAACCTGACGGACAAGGACTGGCTGCACGGCGGCGCGCCGGACGTGATCAAGCAGACCATCATGAACGGCCGCCACGGCGTGATGCCGGCGATGGGTGCTGCCGTCGGTTCGGACAAGGACATCGAGAACGTGTCCCACTATGTGCTGAGCCTTTCCGGCAGCACGGCCGCCGATCCGATCAAGAGCGTGTTCGGCAAGGGCAAGTTCACCGCCTGCCTGGCCTGCCACGGCGCCGGCGGCACCGGCAACCAGGCGCTTGGCGCACCCAACCTGTCGGACAAGGTCTGGCTGTACGGCGGCAGCGCCGAGACGATCATGGAAACCATCCGCAACGGCCGCGACAACACGATGCCCGCGTTCGGCGACTTCCTTGGCGAAGGCAAGGTGCACGTGCTGGCTGCGTACGTGTGGGGCCTGTCCAACGAAACAAAGCATTGA
- the hemN gene encoding oxygen-independent coproporphyrinogen III oxidase, with protein sequence MNTMPSVQFDADIINKLSMSGPRYTSYPTADRFTAGFGYGNFLEAVAGLTYRGGRRPLSLYIHVPFCDRLCYYCACNKIITKDRSKAATYLGYLKQETAMQGKLFAGMNRVEQLHFGGGTPTYFSDRQMDELMAHLRRHFEFAPDQEGEYSIEIDPRTVDARRIHTLRAQGFNRVSLGVQDFDPDVQKAVNRIQPYEETMAVVNAARDARFRSISVDLIYGLPKQTMQTMEQTLSKIIVANPDRIALYNYAHMPHLFKPQRRILEADLPAPAVKLDMLALCISRLTAAGYVYIGMDHFAKPEDDLAVAQRQGRLHRNFQGYSTHAEMDLVACGVSAISAVNGTYSQNEKTLDEYYARLDGGKLPIARGYRLDNDDLLRRLVIQRLMCNFELSVASVGQGMAVPFRDYFASELKELQAFVADGLVTFEDDWISVTPKGRLLIRNICMVFDRHLRQARQQAAAAPVAAQPLRYSRTI encoded by the coding sequence ATGAACACCATGCCGTCCGTCCAATTCGATGCGGACATCATCAACAAGCTGTCGATGTCCGGACCGCGCTATACCTCGTACCCGACCGCCGACCGCTTCACGGCCGGTTTCGGCTACGGCAACTTCCTCGAGGCCGTGGCGGGCCTCACCTACCGCGGCGGGCGCCGCCCGCTGTCGCTGTACATCCACGTGCCGTTCTGCGACCGGCTGTGCTACTACTGCGCCTGTAACAAGATCATCACGAAGGACCGCTCCAAGGCGGCTACGTACCTGGGCTACCTGAAGCAGGAAACGGCCATGCAGGGCAAGCTGTTCGCCGGCATGAACCGCGTGGAGCAACTGCACTTCGGCGGCGGCACGCCCACCTACTTCTCGGACCGGCAGATGGACGAGCTGATGGCCCACCTGCGCCGCCACTTCGAGTTCGCGCCGGACCAGGAAGGCGAGTACTCGATCGAGATCGATCCGCGCACCGTGGACGCGCGGCGCATCCATACGCTGCGCGCGCAGGGCTTCAACCGCGTGAGCCTGGGCGTGCAGGATTTCGATCCGGATGTGCAGAAAGCCGTGAACCGCATCCAGCCGTATGAGGAAACCATGGCGGTGGTGAACGCCGCCCGCGACGCGCGCTTCCGCTCGATCAGCGTGGACCTCATCTACGGCCTGCCCAAGCAGACGATGCAGACGATGGAGCAAACGCTCTCGAAGATCATCGTGGCGAACCCGGATCGCATCGCGCTGTACAACTACGCGCACATGCCGCACCTGTTCAAGCCGCAGCGGCGCATCCTGGAAGCAGACCTGCCGGCACCGGCGGTGAAGCTGGACATGCTCGCGCTGTGCATCAGCCGCCTGACGGCCGCCGGCTATGTGTACATCGGCATGGACCATTTCGCCAAGCCGGAAGACGACCTGGCCGTGGCCCAGCGCCAGGGCCGCCTGCACCGCAACTTCCAGGGCTACTCCACGCATGCGGAAATGGACCTGGTGGCCTGCGGCGTCTCCGCCATCTCGGCCGTCAACGGCACCTACAGCCAGAACGAGAAAACGCTGGACGAGTACTACGCGAGGCTCGATGGCGGCAAGCTGCCGATCGCGCGCGGCTACCGGCTCGACAACGACGACCTGCTGCGCCGCCTCGTGATCCAGCGGCTGATGTGCAATTTCGAATTGTCCGTGGCCTCGGTCGGGCAGGGCATGGCCGTGCCGTTCCGCGACTACTTCGCCAGCGAGCTGAAGGAGCTGCAAGCCTTCGTGGCGGACGGACTCGTGACCTTCGAGGACGACTGGATCTCCGTCACGCCGAAAGGGCGCCTGTTGATCCGCAACATCTGCATGGTGTTCGACCGCCACCTGCGGCAGGCGCGCCAGCAGGCCGCCGCCGCGCCGGTGGCCGCCCAACCGCTGCGCTACTCGCGCACCATCTGA
- a CDS encoding heavy metal translocating P-type ATPase, with amino-acid sequence MNAVLKPQCFHCGLPVPAASDWHVTIGGERRDMCCPGCAAVAQTIVDIGQESYYSERTGFAATAEEADLVPPELRLYDADPRYIAGGDGAEKEAVLLVEGIRCAACVWLIERRLLALPGVSVASLNVSTERLTVRWHPDSVQISAILQALRSIGYSAWPYDTARHEEHLRKAGRTLGRQLFVAGLSMMQVMMYVAPAYLADDGTLDADMAALMRWASLLLTIPAVLYSAQPFFKGAWAGLRARALGMDVPVALGIAAAFGGSVVATVRGSGDVYFDSVTMFVFLLLASRWLELHARRKAAGALERMRHALPASATRFAGWPACGATNVVSAAALVPGDHVFVRTGEAFAADGVIAEGRTSVDLSLLTGESAPQARGPGEHVPGGAINAGPAVVLLVMQPAEHSTLSGLLKLVEAAGGAKPRIAQWADRVASRFTAALLLFALLAFVAWQFIDPARAWPVAIAVLVVSCPCALSLATPSALAAATDALLGKGMLVMQPHVLETLHRATHVVFDKTGTLTTGRPAVQSEHVYGDADRNACIAIAAALEEGSLHPIGRAIAALNEELAQMHGWHAAGLAETPGKGLEGTVQGKRYRLGNGTFVAELAGSAVPPALPDRTAVYLGTEGRWLACFTITDPLRADAKATIDHFRAQGKQVVLLSGDRQVLADAVAAQLGIARALGDCLPAHKLDYVQALQRKGAVVAMVGDGINDAAVLAAADVSFAMGTGAALAQVHADTVLLHGQLGLVADTAATASATMRVIRQNLAWASIYNTLAIPAAALGLLGPWLSGVGMAASSALVILNALRLRWR; translated from the coding sequence ATGAACGCCGTGCTGAAACCGCAATGTTTCCATTGCGGCTTGCCCGTGCCGGCCGCCTCGGATTGGCACGTGACGATTGGCGGCGAGCGGCGCGACATGTGCTGCCCCGGCTGCGCCGCCGTCGCGCAGACCATCGTCGACATCGGCCAGGAGAGCTACTACAGCGAACGCACCGGTTTTGCGGCCACCGCGGAGGAAGCGGACCTCGTGCCGCCCGAGCTGCGCCTGTACGACGCCGATCCCCGATACATCGCGGGTGGCGATGGCGCCGAGAAGGAAGCCGTGCTGCTCGTCGAGGGCATCCGCTGTGCGGCCTGCGTGTGGCTGATCGAGCGGCGCCTGCTCGCGCTGCCCGGTGTTTCCGTCGCCAGCCTGAACGTGTCCACCGAAAGGCTGACGGTGCGCTGGCATCCGGACAGCGTGCAGATCTCGGCCATCCTGCAAGCGCTGCGCTCGATCGGCTACAGCGCGTGGCCGTACGACACGGCGCGCCACGAGGAACACCTGCGCAAGGCCGGCCGCACGCTGGGGCGGCAACTGTTCGTGGCCGGCCTGTCGATGATGCAGGTGATGATGTACGTGGCGCCAGCCTACCTGGCCGACGACGGCACGCTGGATGCCGACATGGCCGCGCTGATGCGCTGGGCCAGCCTGCTGCTGACGATTCCCGCCGTCCTCTATTCGGCGCAGCCATTCTTCAAGGGCGCGTGGGCCGGCCTGCGCGCCCGCGCGCTGGGCATGGACGTGCCGGTGGCGCTGGGCATCGCCGCCGCGTTCGGCGGCAGCGTGGTGGCCACGGTGCGCGGCAGCGGCGACGTGTACTTCGATTCCGTCACCATGTTCGTGTTCCTGCTGCTGGCCAGCCGCTGGCTGGAACTGCATGCGCGGCGCAAGGCAGCAGGTGCCCTGGAGCGGATGCGCCATGCGCTCCCCGCATCGGCAACGCGCTTCGCCGGCTGGCCCGCATGCGGTGCCACGAACGTGGTCAGCGCCGCCGCGCTGGTGCCGGGCGACCATGTGTTCGTCCGCACCGGCGAAGCCTTCGCGGCCGATGGCGTGATCGCCGAAGGCAGGACTTCCGTCGACCTGTCGCTGCTGACGGGTGAATCGGCGCCGCAAGCGCGCGGCCCGGGCGAGCACGTTCCCGGCGGCGCCATCAATGCCGGCCCCGCCGTGGTGCTGCTGGTGATGCAGCCGGCCGAGCACAGCACCCTGTCCGGCCTCCTGAAACTGGTGGAGGCCGCCGGCGGCGCGAAGCCGCGCATCGCTCAGTGGGCCGACCGCGTGGCTTCGCGCTTCACGGCGGCGCTGTTGCTGTTCGCTCTACTGGCGTTCGTAGCGTGGCAATTCATCGATCCAGCCCGGGCCTGGCCCGTGGCGATCGCGGTGCTGGTCGTCTCGTGCCCGTGCGCGCTGTCGCTTGCCACGCCATCGGCGCTGGCCGCCGCCACGGATGCATTGCTGGGCAAGGGCATGCTCGTCATGCAGCCGCACGTGCTGGAAACACTGCATCGCGCCACCCACGTGGTGTTCGACAAGACCGGCACGCTGACCACCGGCCGCCCCGCCGTGCAATCGGAGCATGTGTATGGCGATGCGGACCGCAACGCCTGCATCGCCATCGCGGCCGCGCTCGAGGAAGGCAGCCTGCATCCGATCGGGCGGGCGATCGCGGCGCTGAACGAGGAACTGGCACAGATGCACGGCTGGCATGCGGCCGGCCTGGCGGAAACGCCCGGCAAGGGGCTGGAAGGCACGGTGCAGGGGAAGCGTTATCGGCTCGGCAATGGCACTTTCGTCGCCGAACTGGCTGGCAGTGCGGTGCCGCCGGCGCTACCCGACCGCACCGCCGTCTACCTCGGCACCGAAGGCCGCTGGCTCGCCTGCTTCACGATCACCGATCCCTTGCGTGCCGATGCGAAGGCCACCATCGACCACTTCCGCGCGCAGGGCAAGCAGGTGGTTCTGCTGTCCGGCGACCGGCAGGTGCTGGCCGACGCGGTGGCCGCGCAGCTGGGCATCGCCAGGGCGCTGGGCGACTGCCTGCCGGCGCACAAGCTCGATTACGTGCAAGCCTTGCAACGCAAGGGCGCCGTGGTGGCGATGGTGGGCGACGGCATCAACGACGCCGCCGTGCTGGCCGCCGCCGACGTGTCGTTCGCGATGGGCACCGGTGCCGCGCTCGCGCAGGTGCATGCGGACACCGTGCTGCTGCACGGCCAGCTAGGCCTGGTGGCCGACACCGCCGCCACCGCGAGCGCCACGATGCGCGTCATTCGCCAGAACCTCGCCTGGGCCAGCATTTACAACACGCTGGCCATTCCCGCCGCCGCCCTCGGGCTGCTGGGGCCTTGGCTGTCCGGCGTCGGCATGGCCGCCAGTTCCGCGCTGGTGATCCTCAATGCGCTGCGGCTGCGCTGGAGATAG
- a CDS encoding methyl-accepting chemotaxis protein, whose amino-acid sequence MRKNLPVTNREVELDDEHAIVSKTDLDGNIVYVNPYFIEVSGFTEEELIGAPQNIVRHPDMPAEAFADLWASIRAGMPWTGIVKNRCKNGDHYWVKANITPVREQGRTIGYMSVRTRPSREQVAEAAAAYAALRDGSRELSIRHGQVIRRGLPHLLARLSHVSLGMRIWLSTSVVNVLLLGVCLASLFADENSAIARNGIFAATFVGLLINVFLWYTLRAGMLQPLARALDGARAIAAGDLSGSFDTHSTDEVGQLLRALQQMNSNLIATIGDVRVNVETMAVATRQIAAGNQDLSGRTEAQAASLEETASSVDEFSSTVKANADNSHQASELAVAASQVAEEGGQIVAEVIATMDEINASSKRIVDIIGLIEGIAFQTNILALNAAVEAARAGEQGRGFAVVASEVRNLAQRSSAAAKDIKGLIDASVGKVGTGMERAHRAGATMEHVVSSVRQVTTIMQEISTASHEQSLGVDQVNKAIAHMDEVTQQNAALVEEAAAAASSLADEARGLTNAVSLFKIGKRNQPRKERPGRAPSHDGKHPVQRLAA is encoded by the coding sequence CTTGCCCGTCACGAACCGCGAAGTAGAGCTCGACGACGAGCATGCGATCGTCTCTAAAACCGACCTCGACGGCAACATAGTCTATGTCAACCCATATTTCATCGAAGTCAGCGGTTTCACGGAAGAAGAACTGATCGGCGCGCCGCAGAATATCGTGCGGCACCCGGACATGCCGGCCGAGGCCTTCGCGGACCTGTGGGCGTCGATCCGCGCCGGCATGCCGTGGACGGGCATCGTCAAGAACCGCTGCAAGAACGGCGACCATTACTGGGTGAAGGCGAATATCACGCCGGTGCGCGAGCAAGGCCGCACGATCGGCTATATGTCGGTGCGCACCCGGCCGTCGCGCGAGCAGGTCGCCGAAGCGGCCGCTGCCTATGCCGCGCTGCGCGATGGCAGCCGCGAACTGTCGATCCGCCACGGACAGGTGATCCGCCGCGGCCTGCCGCACCTGCTGGCGCGCCTGTCGCACGTGTCGCTCGGCATGCGCATCTGGCTCTCGACCAGCGTGGTCAACGTACTGCTGCTCGGGGTTTGCCTGGCGAGCCTGTTCGCCGACGAAAACAGTGCCATCGCCCGCAACGGCATCTTCGCCGCCACCTTCGTCGGCCTGCTGATCAATGTGTTCCTGTGGTACACGCTGCGCGCCGGCATGCTGCAACCGCTGGCCCGTGCGCTGGACGGCGCCCGCGCCATCGCGGCCGGAGATTTGTCCGGCTCGTTCGACACGCACAGCACCGACGAAGTGGGCCAGCTGCTGCGCGCCCTGCAGCAAATGAACAGCAACCTGATCGCCACGATCGGCGACGTGCGCGTCAACGTCGAAACGATGGCCGTCGCCACGCGCCAGATCGCCGCCGGCAACCAGGACCTGTCGGGCCGCACGGAAGCGCAGGCCGCCAGCCTGGAGGAAACGGCATCGTCCGTCGACGAATTCTCGTCCACCGTGAAAGCCAATGCCGACAATTCGCACCAGGCCAGCGAGCTGGCCGTGGCGGCGTCGCAGGTGGCCGAGGAGGGCGGCCAGATCGTCGCCGAGGTGATCGCCACGATGGACGAGATCAACGCATCGTCGAAACGCATCGTCGACATCATCGGCCTTATCGAAGGTATCGCCTTCCAGACCAACATCCTGGCCCTGAATGCCGCCGTCGAAGCAGCCCGCGCGGGCGAACAGGGTCGCGGATTCGCCGTGGTGGCAAGCGAAGTGCGCAACCTGGCGCAGCGCTCGTCCGCCGCCGCGAAGGACATCAAGGGCCTGATCGACGCCTCCGTGGGCAAGGTCGGCACCGGCATGGAACGTGCGCACCGCGCCGGCGCCACGATGGAGCACGTGGTGTCCTCGGTGCGGCAGGTGACGACGATCATGCAGGAAATCTCGACCGCCTCGCACGAGCAGAGCCTCGGCGTGGACCAGGTCAACAAGGCGATCGCCCACATGGACGAAGTGACGCAACAGAACGCCGCCCTCGTCGAGGAAGCGGCGGCGGCCGCCAGCAGCCTCGCCGACGAGGCGCGCGGCCTGACGAACGCCGTGAGCCTGTTCAAGATCGGCAAACGCAATCAACCCCGCAAGGAGCGGCCTGGCCGCGCTCCCTCGCATGACGGGAAACACCCCGTGCAACGACTGGCCGCCTGA
- the ccoO gene encoding cytochrome-c oxidase, cbb3-type subunit II: MKFSHEWIEKNPWLLIALVTLVVSVGGAVEIVPLFFQKSTTEPVAGLERYSPLRLAGRDVYVREGCYACHSQMVRPFRAETERYGHYSVAGEFVFDRPFQWGSKRTGPDLARVGARYSDEWHRTHLRNPRDVVPESNMPGYPWLAQTRLVPQDIVPKLRALQRLGDGYTDEEIKAAPATLVDKTEEDALIAYLQGLGTLIKSRN, from the coding sequence ATGAAATTTTCACATGAATGGATCGAGAAAAATCCCTGGCTGCTGATCGCCCTGGTCACGCTCGTGGTATCGGTGGGCGGCGCCGTGGAAATCGTGCCCCTGTTCTTCCAGAAGTCGACGACCGAACCGGTGGCCGGCCTGGAACGCTACTCCCCGCTGCGCCTGGCGGGCCGCGACGTCTATGTACGTGAAGGCTGCTATGCCTGCCACTCGCAGATGGTGCGCCCGTTCCGCGCCGAGACCGAGCGCTATGGCCACTATTCGGTGGCCGGCGAATTCGTGTTCGACCGCCCGTTCCAGTGGGGCTCGAAGCGCACGGGCCCGGACCTGGCCCGCGTGGGCGCCCGCTACAGCGACGAATGGCACCGCACGCACCTGCGCAACCCGCGCGACGTGGTGCCCGAATCGAACATGCCCGGCTACCCGTGGCTGGCGCAGACCAGGCTGGTACCGCAGGACATCGTGCCGAAGCTGCGCGCGCTGCAGCGCCTGGGCGACGGCTACACGGACGAGGAAATCAAGGCCGCCCCGGCCACCCTCGTGGACAAGACCGAGGAGGACGCGCTGATCGCGTACCTGCAGGGCCTGGGCACGCTGATCAAATCAAGGAACTGA
- a CDS encoding cbb3-type cytochrome c oxidase subunit 3, whose protein sequence is MNIEHIFDSASSVMTVVSFITFAGIWAWAWSARKQQDFAQAAQLPFMDETREEEKQDV, encoded by the coding sequence ATGAATATCGAACATATTTTCGACAGCGCCAGCAGCGTGATGACGGTGGTCTCGTTCATCACCTTCGCCGGCATCTGGGCATGGGCCTGGTCGGCCCGCAAGCAACAGGATTTCGCGCAGGCGGCGCAATTGCCGTTCATGGACGAAACGCGCGAAGAGGAGAAGCAAGATGTCTGA
- the ccoN gene encoding cytochrome-c oxidase, cbb3-type subunit I — translation MEQNYNYKVVKQFAIATVVWGVIGMLVGVIIAAQLAWPALNFDVPWLSYGRLRPLHTNGVIFAFGISGLFATSYYVVQRTCQVRLFSDKLAAFTFWGWQAVIVSAVITLPMGLTRGKEYAELEWPITILIAVVWIAYAIVFFGTIVKRKVKHIYVANWFFGGYILAVTLLHVVNGMSMPATLTKSYSMYTGVQDAMIQWWYGHNAVGFILTAGYLGMVYYFIPKQAERPVYSYRLSIVHFWALIFTYMWAGPHHLHYTALPDWTQSLGMVFSLILLAPSWGGMINGIMTLSGAWHKLRTDPILKFMIVSLSFYGMATFEGPMMSIKTINSLSHYTDWGIAHVHGGALGWVGFITMGSIYYLLPRLAGQTKMYSTRLVDLHFWVATIGVVLYIAAMWIAGVMQGLMWRAVNPDGTLTYTFVESVKATYPYYVVRFAGGTLYLGGMVIMAYNTWMTLRGREVPVATIPQLKAA, via the coding sequence TTGGAACAGAACTACAACTACAAGGTCGTGAAGCAGTTCGCGATCGCGACGGTGGTGTGGGGCGTGATCGGCATGCTGGTCGGCGTGATCATCGCCGCGCAGCTGGCCTGGCCCGCACTGAATTTCGACGTGCCGTGGCTCTCTTACGGCCGCCTGCGGCCGCTGCACACGAACGGCGTGATCTTCGCGTTCGGCATCTCGGGCCTGTTCGCCACGTCGTACTACGTGGTGCAGCGCACCTGCCAGGTCCGGCTGTTCTCGGACAAGCTGGCCGCCTTTACCTTCTGGGGCTGGCAGGCGGTGATCGTGTCGGCCGTGATCACGCTGCCGATGGGCCTCACGCGCGGCAAGGAATACGCCGAGCTGGAATGGCCCATCACGATCCTGATCGCCGTCGTATGGATCGCCTACGCTATCGTCTTCTTCGGCACGATCGTCAAGCGCAAGGTCAAGCACATTTACGTGGCCAACTGGTTCTTCGGCGGCTACATCCTGGCCGTCACCTTGCTGCACGTGGTGAACGGCATGAGCATGCCGGCCACGCTGACGAAATCGTATTCGATGTACACCGGCGTGCAGGACGCGATGATCCAGTGGTGGTACGGCCATAACGCCGTGGGCTTCATCCTCACGGCCGGCTACCTGGGCATGGTGTACTACTTCATCCCGAAACAGGCCGAGCGCCCGGTGTACTCGTACCGCCTGTCGATCGTGCACTTCTGGGCGCTGATCTTCACCTATATGTGGGCCGGCCCGCACCACCTGCACTACACGGCGCTGCCCGACTGGACGCAGTCGCTGGGCATGGTGTTCTCGCTGATCCTGCTGGCACCGTCGTGGGGCGGCATGATCAACGGGATCATGACCCTCTCCGGCGCCTGGCACAAGCTGCGTACGGACCCGATCCTGAAGTTCATGATCGTCTCGCTGTCGTTCTACGGCATGGCCACCTTCGAGGGCCCGATGATGTCGATCAAGACCATCAACTCCTTGTCTCACTATACGGACTGGGGCATCGCCCACGTGCATGGCGGCGCCCTGGGCTGGGTGGGCTTCATCACGATGGGCTCGATCTACTACCTGCTGCCGCGCCTCGCCGGCCAGACGAAGATGTACAGCACCCGCCTGGTGGACCTGCACTTCTGGGTCGCCACCATCGGCGTGGTGCTCTACATCGCCGCCATGTGGATCGCCGGCGTGATGCAGGGCCTGATGTGGCGCGCGGTGAACCCGGACGGCACGCTCACCTACACCTTCGTGGAAAGCGTGAAGGCCACCTACCCGTACTACGTGGTGCGCTTCGCCGGCGGCACGCTGTACCTCGGCGGCATGGTGATCATGGCCTACAACACCTGGATGACGCTGCGCGGCCGAGAAGTGCCCGTCGCCACCATCCCGCAACTGAAAGCAGCGTGA